The sequence below is a genomic window from Mercenaria mercenaria strain notata chromosome 14, MADL_Memer_1, whole genome shotgun sequence.
ttttttaaaaattccaaatcaagaaacaaaatgaccgcgtcgggaatcgaaccccgtaccgtcgcggcaataaagacattttctcgtcgtcgtaaccaataagGCTATAGCGGAAGTAGTGAATTAAAGcttctaaatatagatatttatcatAATTGGCGAGACtatttacctggagtaaagcgttataaacgcttttcgattttcatcgtaaaaagtagtaaaaaacagcaaattctcatgtgtttccgtaacatatagcttgtcagtaattaaattttaaaaccttcctaagaaatatagcatttatttccagatatctaaaaagaTTCTTTGTTGTCGagcgatctggaggccagtccctttaagtcaataattgaatatatataaatgacatcTTAAGAAAGACTATATTGCATTTGATAACAATTAAGTAACCTTAATAGGTGAccatgtaaaacttaaaattattcTTCTGTTAAGTGTGGACTGCATTTAACTGTCCATCAAATTTTCGACTTATATTTCTCttcaaagaaaagaaattttgagTCCGACTAATTTCGATGTATTTTGAGTGTACACTGGGCAGCGCACGTAAATTTtaagattaataaaatctgtaaaaagatcctttggaagcatagaatgcaaccaagaagaataatagcagactcggtttgattgggacTGTTCAAGAGAGGTAAAACTAATCTCAGAAAAATGTTGACCCTTATTTAATTACGTATTCAGCCTTTTATACTAAACAGAGGTACTTCATGGATAATCATTGCATACTTCTCTACGTACCAATAGCCAGTTTAACAATTGACATTAAAACACATATCTGGAtgaagcccgcctgcttagctcaatagggagtgcatagatctacggatcgcggggtagtgagttcaatccccgggcgtgacgatttgataaaatacattgcgtctgaaaaacggcgttaaacccaaaacatacaaacaaacaaacatatctgGATGTGAGCTGCGAAGTTATATTTGAATGTATGTAGCAAGGGACTTAATAATGATAGTTAGATGAAAATCCTACCTACAGGAGTTATATACActatatgaaacaatatataaagTTCTAATAATTATTTTAGGGTTTCACTGAATGTTTACTTTCAAGAGAATAGTAAAGATATAACatagagataaagataaagaataGTTAAACACAGCCACAGAAGTTTTACATGGTCACCTATGAAGGTTACTTATCAAATATAtaagcatctgaactctgaaccgtggtaaattagacgataaacgatgagaaggccttgattatttctGAAATACTGTTTACTTTCAAGAGAATAGTAAAGATATAACatagagataaagataaagaataGTTAAAAACAGCCACAGAAGTTTTACATGGTCAACTATGAAGGTTACTTATCAAATATATAAACATCTggactctgaaccgtggtaaattagacgataaaccatgagaaggccttgattatttctGAAATACTTACTATAATTTTAGCTAAATTTACACATTTACATTCGCGCTATtcctttccattgaaaattatgacgttcattttgtatgaacagctaaAGAAAACGCGCCAGAGTGACGTCAATGCTGCTTAGTgctaacgggccgctgttttgacgacgtccgcgtatagtcagggagaacgttccttagatgacatcgcagttgttccgtctggtgaacagaatggccgggaagctgatttaaaTGTCAAatcaacaaaatgtgtgcaatttataatataattttgtttacaaatggaaaggaaatataatgtaaatataagaaataaattaattgTGTTCAGAGTTCATGCCGTTCATTTCGcgtgaacaccgaaaaaaaaatcatttcttaaatatactattttgtCGCCTTTCAAACTTCCATCGGTATGATGCTTcccttttgaaatatttagtacgaAGAGAAAGCTACCTGAACTGAAAAGCACCCCCTGCCGAAGcggtttaaaaagaaaatatccaGTCATTCATACAATGGAAAAATGCCACTAAAGTGTTAGATTTAAAATTATGttgcatataaatattattatttaagaaataatttatagcaaaagagtgttttaacactatttatgcacgatgggcggttatacgtcgggcgtaataatatcacgagggcgcagcccgagtgaaattatttgtacgacgtattactgcccgagtgtataaatagtgttcaaacacggttttgctataaattatttcgattctaatatgcccttaatctaaaacagtagataaaatatagaagcgctctttctttgtcgcaacaaaaactttgacgtcaccgcacgttaacgtgacgtcattctagcgtaagagtgttttaacagaggcataTTAGAATTTATGGTCAGAAAAATGACCGAATAgggtttttttctataaaatgtttttgaagtCTTAAGAAATCATTTTTAGACAAAATTATCAAGGGAAACATTAAATCAACATGTCTATAACATATTCTATCCTGTTTCtatcatttttagaaatttataatTAAGGCGGGTGTCAACTTAATTATTATAAAGACTTTGGATCTCTATAACATAAATGCCTTAAGTCTGTACCATATCAAGACACTAAATATGTAAACTATTTAAAATAACTACCTTCCAAGTCAGTGATAGTATTTTAAAGGATGTTTAACTTGACAATACAATGCGATTGCGGCTCCCTGACTTCAACGATCCCGGCTCCCTGACTTCAACGATCCCATAGCTGCAAAGGATAAATCtcataacccttaccctgctaaatttccataatgagCTTGTTCATAtctcaatttgaacagtaccattcactgttaaaaggggtgcttaccaaaacgatactgactgaatggcgaacagtgcagatcatgatgtacaaaggtcgcaaaggcagaatcaatcgtgtccagcataataagggttaacaAATGTTTAAATGCTGTTATATACTGAGTTCTCAAAATATACATAGATCTTTTCATGATCTTTTTTATACATCAATTTAAATAGGCCGTATCAACGAAATCGCAAACATAGCAAATGTCAGATATTATGGGATCGATAATGAATACGTATTGAAGAGATTTCAGCAACAATTCCAAATGTCATTTTATTCTAGAAGATCATCATTCAAAGATGCTCTGCAAACTGAAGTgagaaaccagtttcagtttgtaaGTCCACAACATAGACCTTCCGATGAAAATGATATAGTtcttgtttcacattttattaagGAATAAGGCTTATATTTGAATGTCATAAGTTTATATCTAATGTTTTGGAAAGATACATACATCTATAGTTAATATTTGTAGATATCATACATGTGTATAGGTaataatatatgttatatttatctTAAGTGTACCTGTACATTTCTCTAAAATGTCTTTCTGCATGCATTATATTGTTATGGGCCGGTGGCCAGtatcaaataaacattttgtcattgtcattgtcatatCTGCTGTATCCATGCTTAGTGATGCCCATTACGGTACTGCTGACAAGTGTGATCAAATGCTGACAATACCGACATATAATTTTGGTGACGACTTTGTGTCACTGGTACATGTAGCACATAAATTAATTAAGGGCTGATACGTTCTCTCTCAAAGGACATTTCGGACTGAATGTGATAATGATGCAGTAAACTGTGTTTTAGAGGGTCTGTTCTTGTTTCAAAATTTAGTGTACATAGTCTAAAAACTTCTAGATAAAGAATCTGACCCTAAATATCCTGAATCcgaaaagcaaacaaaaatattaagtgttgtacaagatattgtttatggaATGAGAAGTGGTAAAACGTCCCTAAACACGTTTGTCTTGCAAGTATATTTCACAACATGGCTGAGTCAATCACTACACTTAGTGAGAAGTGTTAAAACGTGAATTCCTAAACACGTTTGTCTTGCAAGTATATTGCACCAGATGACTGGGTCAATTTCTAAACTTAGTGAACCTATTTCATAGCACAGGGCATACATTGAGCTATAGAGTCATACTTAAAAGTACAAGCATCAGCTGAGAAAACTCCTGCATCGATCAATCCAGAAACTAGTCATGTTATTCCGCTGAACCTTGTTGAGAATGTATTCacacattttattaaagataacATTGAAATAAGTGACTCAACGCTGGATGGAAAACGTACTTTCCATGCTACCGCATGTCAGAGTTGATTTCAAAGTGTTCAGTGGTTTTGGAGCAAGACGTTGAAGCAAGAATATTTTGCAAGCAAATCCAAAGTCGGACTTTTTTCCTCAAAAACATACAGGCCCCCCTCCGCAGAATATCAAATTTTCGGCACCTAACCTAGATCTTGCCTAGTTCTGaagagaaacatttaaaaaaaaccagaGTATATGAAAGCTATTTTGCCTCCTTAGATTGGTGAAGATAATTTACTCCAGTTTTCGTTAATAATtctgaattaaaaatattttcatcaaaagaaGTGAAGTAGAAACTAATCATGCAAACCCCTACAGGGAAGACATTGGTTTTAAGccgattttaaaaacaatattatcgTACTTTAGACTACATTAGCTTTGCAATTACAATTAACATGACTTGCTTAGTAACCATTTTATTTTGGCGAAAATGTCATTTTCTGgtgtttttttaattcctttttaatTCCTTTTAAGTAAGCAGGGCACACATTTATATTAAAAGCAATTTATCTTTGCAAAGTGTTTTTATTAAAGCTATAATCATGTTAGTACTTcgataaataaacatatttctgGTTAATTGTGATACTATAACATATTTGTActgaaaaatatcttaatttggcggccattttgttttctgccaTTTCAACCCATAACAAATTATATgacagatggccaacatatatttattttcgaACTCAACATACTCTAATTATACTTGAAAAGTACATGAGAACAAAATGCTTGTACGTATCActttattgaaatctggactacTTTCAaactttcttataaaaatataccgtgaacatctttaaaaaaaaacatgaacttAACCTCTCTTCACTGGAAAAAACTTGTCGatttattcaactttcaactttttAGAAACTtcaacctttagtctgctggcggcaagtggttctgcctttgccacccgtgcaggctgatcatggtctgcgctgttcgctattcagtcagtaaattttcagtgaacacccctttgaacgataagtggtactgcccatattgaatgatggaacagtccattatagaaatttagcagggtaaaggttaattgaatattcttttCCGAAGACGACAACAGAATCTCTATATATTCGAATAAAACTTATCCGAATATTTCAGAATATCTGACAAAAGTTTATAGAAGCGCGATATAAATATTGACATGTTTTTCGCTGTACTGCTtgataataacaatattttatatgaatatcGCTTTATTAGCGATAGTCAAGCTTTGTTTTgcacagaaaatataacaccttAATACCCTTActcattatgcatatttcataaataaattatattttctttgattaaattttacaaactGCATAAATGTAGTGTTGTTAAAGTCGTTGAGTGTATACTTAATTGTTTCACTCTACAGTGAAACAAATAGAAATCACGTATTGATGTCAATGTACAATATAAATGTTTGAGTTCGAAGgtgtggacggatagctcagtggtttgcacactggccttccaatcctgaggtcggggttcgatccccggcagctactcgggaattttcagaaacgcttttcagtgtttcccacccaactagaggtgtactggtcaggaacccaggcaatccttgcgtgtatcagtgctatacactgggcacgttaaagaaccaggctgtctattcgaaacgagctaggctaagttagccggataagcctgtatcagatttctgatctctctgtcgtaggggctttgtctcactctgtccctctggtcagatcgctctgtgtctgtactagtagaggatgaattatgcgccctgtgtggctgcatttgaactatgtaaagcgcctttggcgctatattaatctggtataatttaatgtacaacgccggtgaatatactatgtgtaaaattaggcgtttaatcaattaaagcagtttcagtttcagttgagTTCTAGGAATAAAACCATATTCAGTTTACAGTGACAAAAGctatatacatttcaaatcaaacaaacagCTAGTAGAGGTGTTCATATGATTGAATTACAGCAGGTTGGAAAGTAAGCATGATAATTTTGTCATTGGTTTGTTCTTGCACACACTTTCGAGAAATGAAACACAATCAAGCAAACTGATGGTGCGTGTTTGATTTAGTCAGTTCATAAGAGGGTTCAATAGTTAGGAGCctgtttaattgagtctgttcatgagggggCACAAGAGTTAGGAGCatgtttaattgagtctgttcatgagagggcACAAGAGTAAGGAGCctgtttaattgagtctgttcatgagagggtACAAGAGTTAGGAGCCTGTTtaattgagtctattcatgagagggtACAAGAGTTAGGAGCctgtttaattgagtctgttcatgagagggcAGAAGAGTTAGGAGCATGTttatttgagtctgttcatgagagggcACAAGAGTAAGGAGActgtttaattgagtctgttcatgagagggtATATAAGAGTTAGGAGCatgtttaattgagtctgttcatgagagggcACAAGAGTTAGGAGCatgtttaattgagtctgttcatgagagggcACAAGAGTAAGGAGCctgtttaattgagtctgttcatgagagggtATAAGAGTTAGGAGCctgtttaattgagtctgttcatgagagggcACAATAGTTAGGAGCATGTttatttgagtctgttcatgagagggcACAAGAGTTAGGAGCctgtttaattgagtctgttcatgagagggtATAAGAGTTAGGAGCctgtttaattgagtctgttcataagagggcACAAGAGTTAGGAGCCTGTTaaatttagtctgttcatgagagggcACAAGAGTTAGGAGCCtttttaattgagtctgttcatgagagggtAAAAGAGTTAGGAGCCTGTTTAAccgaatctgttcatgagagagtAGAAAAGTTAGGAGCCTGTTTaattgagtcttttcatgagagggTATAGTAGTTAGGAGCCTGTTtaattgagtctattcatgagagagTACAAGAGTTAGGAGCCTGTTTAAATGAGTCTTTTCATAAGAGGGTACAAGGGTCAGGAGCCTGTTTAATTTAGTATATTCATGAGAGGGTACAAGAGATAGGAACctgtttaattgagtctgttcgtgagagggtACAAGTGTTCATTCTGTAACAGAAGACAATAGTGCTTAGAAATCTTTCAGTCTGAGTAAACATTGTACATGTTTAATTCAGAATAAGTAATAGAAAAGTATTATTCATTTcgttttaaaagtaaatgtagAACGCTTTGAATCATTGATTATATCCAACGTAACCAGGGTTTTTTTCCGTCGTCAATGGAAGCAGAGGTGTGTGTACAGGAACGCCGGAAGTACTCGAACAGTACAGACAAATAGGAGCCTTAGACGGACGTGTTGATCAATATAAGTAGTACTCATGTAACTTAACGCATACTTTTCACTAATACTTCTTGCAgcaatttttttgttaaaataattactttcacatgtttttcaaagtcaaaaggtcATGTAATTTCAAGCATGTTAGGAAATTTAATTATGCAGTTGGATGGCAATGTTGTACGAAAGTTactggaatttagaaaaaaataaaattatgccGAAGCAACCAGTTTGTTTGAAGTTctgggtccagttgttcgaaactttaaccggctgttaaactaactgcctgttaaattttgattaaaaatattaatCTTGTTGGGAAAAACTTGCGTGAGGTTTTGCTTTTACGGCAAAGACTTTTTAGTGTTCATTATCCTCAACTTATACATTTCTTTTTCtgagtcttctaaaatgtcgaaatataattctaaaatttatccaactgttagcttaatcgcctgttaaagtttcgaacaactgggccctgtttgttaactttttgttattttctttttttaatgtatcaCGACCTGAATTTCACGttcatttgtttttgtcttttatgaaatattttgacaagATCATCTGTTGCTCGACCAATATCTTTGTCAGATGTCGGTACGGTAAACCTTTACATTGAGCAATTTAAGGGTTAAATCTAAGAGAAAAGTAAATTATGGCTACAAGAAATACAATTTATAACGATAGTAAAAATGTTGTAAGATAAACCTTTACATTGAGCAATTTAAGGGTTAAATCTATGAGAAAAGTAAATTATGGCTACAAGAAATACAATTTATAACGAAAGTAAAAATATTGTAGCTTTTATCAGTGTACTGACTGTAACATATTCCGTACGGCTGTAACATTTATAGTTCACTGTGACTATTATCATTATACGATAATCTTTACCGACAGACCATACATATCGCGGCTATTTAAAATATAGAGTGAACGCAACGGATATTTTCTACCGGAATTCAAAATTTAATGCAATTCATAGCCACATATCTATGACACCGTGTacaatattttaatttgtttgtatgtTAGGCTTGATGCATTATATGTAGGTTTAAAACGTCCTCTGTGATTCAGCCGTGCAATCGGAAAATATCAATATCTACATAATTGTTAGATAGTCAAAGACTTATCAATGTGGTTCTTACGAAATCGAGATACGTCCAGTTTTTTCCATAGTACGTAATTTATGAGACATCTTTTATAAAAACGAAGAAAGATGACCAACAAGTTTCAATTATCACTTAAAGTGCTAATTGAAACGCGTTGCCATAGTGCTAATTGAAACGTCGTTGTCATAGTGCTAACTGAAACGCGTTGGTCATCTTTCTTCGTTGTTGTCTTTCATCACTTGCAGTCCATAGAATTCGATGTATAACAGTACATCTTAAAGCACACGTGCATAGAAAGCAAgcacacatatgagccgtgccatgagaaaaccaacatagtgggtttgcgaccagcatggatccagaccagcctgcgcatctgcgcagtctggtcaggatccatgctgttcgctaacagtttctccaattccaataggctttaaaagcgaacagcatggagcctgaccagactgcgcggatgcgcttgctggtctggatccatgctggtcgcaaaacccactatgttggttttctcatggcacggctcatatgttttaaaACCGGCCATTGTAAATAATTCTCATTTCTCGATTAATTTACTTCGGATGTTCACTGGcataattgttttataaaaacaattacaCACAAAGTATTGCTTCTGATAtaagacggcgaacaaaattaaaTAGTGCAGTAAATGTTAATTAAGTGTATATATCTAAACAAAAGGTATAAAGTTCATTGTAAAAACAAATTGCAAATAAGCCCACGTGACAAAGGCATTACAACTGAGTCTGTTATTAGTTTTCTTCGTTGCATTCTATGCCGTGTGGCGGCTTTAAAAGGTCTCTACGTTCTTGGACTCAATGTTGTTcaattttctgatcctttggaaTCAAGCAATACATTCAAATTTACTTTAATAATGTTccgattaagccggtgctaggtgagATTGTTGGGGTAAGGAGTGTTAcatatttcataacctctcatggacagactcagtcaaaccaagtctgctattacgCTGCTTGGTGGCGTGATTGATTctattctgtgcttccaaagaagTTATTAACTATTACAAAGGCAGGTATgtagtgccgtgtggcggctgtgaAAGTACTTTCACTAAGTGTTTTTTATATTTCCTGATCCATATAATTCCTGattattcaattttactataatagaattccgcttaagccggtgctagggggcgtgaggggtttTGCACActttattacctctcatggacagactcaatcaaaccgagtctgctattactttgcttgatTCTTTTAGACTTTCttttgataaactagtgttacaGGCGATATTGTTCACGTAAACACATACGAAAATGCGGCATACCAGATCTGGTGCTTGGGTTGAAACAACAACAATACCAAAATGCACGTTATAAAACGGTTTCAATCTTGGAAGCGAATAGAAAGAATTTTTTCAAGTGTTGCTAAGGTAACCACAGGCTTAGTGTTGAGGAAGGTCAGAACATGCAAGATACATTACGGTATACCAGTCAATGAGTAAATAAGACATTTTACATAAAAGGAAAGGTCAAGAACTGTCAATTATCACTTTCCAGAAACAGTACATTTCTGTGAATAAAAGGAAGATACTTTGCTACACCTTCTATCTATTGAAATCAAAAGACCGCTTAGAAGAGCTTACTTAGATGATTAAAAcgagaagttaaaaaaaatggaaagcgATAAAGTTAAAGAGAGAATTTTTCGATGTTCCATAGTAGGAGACAGTTTTGTTGGAAAAACTACTTTGATTAAACAGTTCCTGGGAGAAGAAAGCACTGATGGACCGATACCTACGGTATTTGATAACTTCGCTGGTAAGTGTGTCCATAATGTTCAATACGACCTtcgtattttttaaaatcaaagaaatatacaattggttctgtaattaattaaaaacTTAGCTGAGTCACTTTATGCTGTGAGTCATATGATTTCTGATTCTTACAATAAGCTTgattatatttatcatactaactTTCACGAAAAGGTTTTTGTATTCAAATTTTGGATTTCTTACCTGTTGTAAAAGCAACTGCAAATCTTAAATTGTTCttatttcttgtttatgtttttttccaTAGGAAATATTCATACTGCAGATGGTTTCTATACGGTCAGCATTTTTGACACAACTGGACAACATGACATGGATGGATTACGTCACTTCCCGTATGCCCAAAGCGATACAATTATCGTCTGCTACTCTGTTATTGACCGGACATCTTTTAACAACGTCTTACAGGTTTGGATTCCAGAAATTAAGAAATACACACTAAAAGGCACACATATCGTTCTGGTAGCAACACATTGTGACAGGATTGATATCAAGTCTGCAGCTGCCATACGGAGTGAAGGAATGTCACTAGCAAAAAAGATTGGTGCATTTCGCTTTGTGGAGGCCTCAAAGTATGATTTCGAAACTATGTCCAAACTTTTTGAGGCCATTGtaatgaaaattgtgaaaagAGAGTAAATATTACGAGAAAAATGGATAAACTTATTTCATTATCGTTTTTATTCTCCGTTCAGTTACACTGGAACCAGAAACGGAAATATTgacgtttaaatttcatatcgggtgcatgacgtcatttttatattttttttttatttacgtcAATATTGTCATTGTTTATTCAGTCTGTTGAACAAATTCAtcacatttatacaatattaatatgtgtatatacgtatgtaataaaaatattattagcctttgcatcgagaaatatgcactcgttctgtagcggaataatattgcgctcctaaagttgccaaatatttccgctgcagaacgcgCACATATTTCTCGATAATATATCAGCTAGTTCATAGCTATGATCACAAATTGGAATAAATGATTGTAAAGCATACAACTGTCTTCTTGTGTTATATTGTTGAATATCTACATGTATAGAAGTCATTGATATGCCAACCTTTAGGtgcagaatgcaaatatttaatgtaCAAGACAACATAGAGAACTACTTCTTTTTAATGCTATCTAATTATCACAAAGAACAATTAAAGGTTCATCACAAATGCGTTTTCCAATGGAAACTTATGTTCCTCCCTTCCATATTTGTAAAAGAGGATTACGTTTAGGCTCGAACGAGTGTTATGTTATCAGAAGCAGttgatatataaaaagaaaacatttcactTGTTCTATGTGAAGACCTGATTATCCTACTAGAGTGTACAGTTAAATCTCGATATCTCGACTTCGTCGGGACCAAGAGGAAAAAGTCGACATATCGGAATATCGAGATAACCAAAGTTAGGTCAAGTTTGGTTGGTAGGTGGGGTAATGAAGTTTTGTGTTGATAAAAAGGTGTTTTCGAGAAAAAATAGGTATTGTATTGTAATTGTTTTGGCGGAGGTGAGTTACTACCGAAACTGATAACGGAGAGCATGATTTCTCAATCCGCACCTGCAGCTAGCGACAGATTCCTTTCCTTGAACGCCGTATTcgataaaaaataaagaaaatggtgAAAGACGTCTTTCTTAAAATATAATGGATAATGACCAGAACCACTAAAAACAACAGAAACCTCTGTCTattatgttagaaacaaaacaatgaataaagATACCCACGGAATGCCCTgctcagtttatttatttattcattttgttgggtttatcgtcgcaccgacacaatttaggtcatatggcaactttccagctttgacggtggaggaagaccccaggtgcccctccgtgcattatttcatcacgagcgggcacctgggtagaaccaccgaccttccgtaagccagctggatggcttcctcacatgaagaattcaaccccccgagtgaggctcgaacccacatcaataaggggcaagtgatttgaagtcagcgaccttaaccactcggccacggaggcccccctgCCCTGTGCAGtatctaagaaacaaaacaatgaaatatataccCACGGAGACTCTTTTTCAGTATATATTATATGTTATGTTTAGATATGATATAACACCTACTCGGTATTTAAGAAACGCTGATAGACTCCTACAGGAACTCGAAACTCCTGTCCGATATGTAACAAACTGTGATATAGATACCCATGGAAACTCGTGTccgatatgaaagaaaaaaatagtacAGACACCTAGGGAAACTTATTTCCAGTATATGTTAACGGTGGATACCCACGGAAACTCCTACAAAGTGAATAAGAAACGATGAAACAGATAGCCTCAGCAACTCCTACCTGTAAGTAATGATGATATAGTTACCCACGCCACGGAAACTCCTGTCCGATGTGTAAGAAAAAATGCTATAGAAACCTTTGGAATCTTATTCCCAGttcatatgtaaaaaaaaacgatGACATATATACCCACAGATTTGGTTTGTGATCCGTCTGTTATGTTAGCACTGgttagcaaaaaaaaagaaaaagaaacttagGTCTTCTAAAAAGTCGCAACGActtcgtctcagtgttgttatattttctggtccttcgggatcattgatttcaactcatttagatttgaaaattgaatattgcttaagccggtgctagggggcgtgcgcagtgttgcattttccattactgctcatgaacagactcgatcaaaccgtgtctgcaattttcactgtagCCTTGTTTTCGGTGATTCCGAGGGgttactttccagattttatgacCCCTTTTGAGTCTCAAAATATCCAATGTTTTACGTCCGATTGTATgagatttttacattttctggTGACAAATGAGCTGAAGTTTTATCGAGTTTCatgtttttgtgttcatttttcataaaatggttAAGGAAAAACCCCGATTTCTGTCCGGTGACTGGTCGTCACCCAGTATATCTGTTCAATGAGAGCGATTACTTTATTCTGTTTTATATGTCTTTCGTCTTAAATGACATATCATACTGCTTGTTTATTAGCAGCACAATCTATAAACCAACA
It includes:
- the LOC123526767 gene encoding ras-like GTP-binding protein RhoL, with amino-acid sequence MESDKVKERIFRCSIVGDSFVGKTTLIKQFLGEESTDGPIPTQLQILNCSYFLFMFFSIGNIHTADGFYTVSIFDTTGQHDMDGLRHFPYAQSDTIIVCYSVIDRTSFNNVLQVWIPEIKKYTLKGTHIVLVATHCDRIDIKSAAAIRSEGMSLAKKIGAFRFVEASKYDFETMSKLFEAIVMKIVKRE